A window from Pseudomonas moraviensis encodes these proteins:
- a CDS encoding SEC-C metal-binding domain-containing protein, translating to MTQQPHVHGPDCNHDHDHHHDHDHGHVHGPNCGHAHQEPVRNALKDVGRNDPCPCGNGKKFKKCHGA from the coding sequence ATGACCCAGCAACCTCATGTCCATGGCCCTGACTGCAACCACGATCATGACCACCATCACGATCACGACCATGGCCATGTCCACGGCCCGAACTGCGGCCACGCCCACCAGGAACCGGTGCGCAACGCCTTGAAAGACGTCGGTCGTAACGACCCTTGCCCGTGCGGCAACGGCAAGAAATTCAAGAAGTGCCACGGCGCTTGA
- a CDS encoding LEA type 2 family protein, whose protein sequence is MLGRRRTLNFLLLMLIVNLGGCASWFSDDSVEPAVHLVKVEVVRAKLLEQKFILHFRVDNPNDSDLTVRGLEYRIHLADMLLTEGEHEHWFTVGPKRSAYFKVPIRTNLWPKIKQVVKLLKNPNQQIPYRLQGEMETGLFIAHYVHLERNGVIIPADLTPE, encoded by the coding sequence ATGCTCGGTCGCCGGCGCACATTAAATTTTCTGCTGTTGATGCTGATCGTAAACCTCGGCGGCTGTGCCTCGTGGTTCAGTGATGACAGCGTCGAACCCGCCGTGCATCTGGTGAAAGTCGAGGTGGTACGGGCCAAACTGCTCGAGCAGAAATTCATCCTGCACTTTCGCGTCGACAATCCCAACGACAGCGACCTGACCGTACGCGGTCTGGAATACCGCATCCATCTGGCCGACATGCTGCTCACCGAGGGCGAGCATGAGCACTGGTTTACCGTCGGGCCGAAGCGCAGCGCCTATTTCAAAGTGCCGATCCGCACCAACCTGTGGCCGAAGATCAAACAGGTGGTGAAACTGCTGAAAAATCCGAATCAGCAGATTCCCTATCGATTGCAGGGGGAAATGGAAACTGGTTTATTCATCGCCCACTACGTGCACCTTGAGCGCAATGGCGTGATAATCCCCGCCGATCTAACTCCGGAGTGA
- a CDS encoding YchJ family protein, translating to MSTAICPCGSGNLLDACCGPYHDGHPAPCAEALMRSRYSAYVLGLIDYLVATTLPAQQAGLNRQSISDWSAQSTWLGLEVESSEVFGGQPEHAFVTFTARWHDTQGEHSHRERSSFVQNAGRWYFIDPTVQMKLGRNDGCPCGSGQKFKKCCAGYFGA from the coding sequence ATGAGTACAGCCATTTGCCCATGCGGCAGCGGCAATCTGCTGGATGCCTGCTGCGGCCCTTATCATGACGGCCACCCGGCACCGTGCGCCGAAGCCTTGATGCGCTCGCGCTACAGCGCTTATGTGCTGGGGCTGATCGACTATCTGGTGGCGACCACCCTGCCCGCCCAGCAAGCGGGATTGAACCGACAATCGATCAGCGACTGGAGTGCGCAAAGCACCTGGCTCGGTCTTGAGGTCGAAAGCTCGGAAGTCTTTGGCGGTCAGCCGGAACATGCTTTCGTCACCTTCACTGCGCGCTGGCACGATACCCAGGGCGAGCACAGCCACCGCGAGCGCTCCTCGTTTGTGCAGAACGCCGGGCGCTGGTATTTCATCGATCCGACGGTGCAGATGAAATTGGGGCGCAATGACGGCTGCCCTTGCGGCAGCGGGCAGAAGTTCAAGAAGTGCTGTGCGGGTTATTTCGGCGCTTGA
- a CDS encoding DUF6231 family protein: MNVAISSRTPQQALAALLDRYAPARLLLIGASAFPALDAFKQAHPDTLVAHAAPGALPAELAAQRFDLALVVDCLEHLPKRDGLNLLGGIRNLNASRIAVLADLAASGWQETDFYSLALQASERFQRDEQVLTLFTYDLLDYKQVPDWLNSRFWANPENFGKYWW; this comes from the coding sequence ATGAACGTCGCCATTTCTTCGCGCACGCCGCAACAGGCGCTGGCCGCTTTGCTGGATCGCTACGCCCCGGCTCGTCTGCTGCTGATCGGCGCCAGCGCATTTCCAGCCCTGGACGCCTTCAAGCAGGCGCACCCTGACACCTTGGTGGCCCACGCCGCGCCCGGCGCATTGCCTGCCGAACTGGCCGCGCAACGCTTCGATCTGGCGCTGGTAGTCGATTGCCTGGAACATTTGCCCAAGCGCGACGGCCTGAACCTGTTGGGCGGCATCCGCAATCTCAACGCCAGTCGCATCGCGGTGCTGGCTGATCTCGCGGCCAGTGGCTGGCAGGAAACCGATTTCTATTCGCTGGCACTGCAGGCCAGCGAGCGTTTCCAGCGCGACGAGCAGGTGCTGACGCTGTTCACTTACGATCTGCTTGACTACAAACAAGTCCCCGACTGGCTCAATTCACGCTTCTGGGCCAATCCGGAAAATTTCGGGAAATACTGGTGGTAA
- a CDS encoding OmpA family protein yields the protein MSIVRTALPLVLLTSVLTGCAGLQKTDWPTCAAVGGVVGAGLGATESASWAGYGALLVGGTAAAYCWVHGDGDEDGDGVPDSRDKCPGTPKGVQVDADGCPPPTPAPVVEEAVVVKEETIVIRDVHFEFDKATLTGPDKQVLDKVADRLKQESSTAQLTVTGHTDSVGSDAYNKKLSDRRAHSVVEYLIQQGVPRASFVSVSGLGESQPVADNKSADGRAQNRRTEIKIVR from the coding sequence ATGAGCATAGTTCGGACAGCATTACCCTTGGTTCTGCTAACCAGTGTGTTGACTGGTTGTGCAGGTTTGCAGAAAACCGACTGGCCGACCTGTGCGGCGGTCGGTGGTGTGGTCGGTGCCGGTCTCGGTGCGACGGAAAGCGCTTCGTGGGCCGGTTATGGTGCGCTGCTGGTTGGCGGCACGGCGGCGGCTTATTGCTGGGTGCATGGTGATGGCGATGAGGACGGCGATGGCGTGCCGGACAGTCGCGACAAGTGCCCGGGCACGCCAAAAGGTGTGCAGGTCGATGCTGACGGTTGCCCACCACCGACGCCTGCGCCAGTGGTCGAAGAAGCGGTTGTGGTCAAGGAGGAAACCATCGTCATTCGTGATGTGCACTTCGAGTTCGACAAAGCCACGCTGACCGGCCCTGACAAGCAAGTGCTCGACAAAGTCGCCGATCGCCTGAAACAGGAGTCCTCCACCGCGCAACTGACCGTGACCGGTCACACCGACAGTGTCGGCAGCGATGCCTACAACAAGAAACTCTCGGATCGGCGTGCGCACTCGGTGGTGGAATACCTGATCCAGCAGGGCGTACCGCGTGCCAGCTTCGTTTCGGTGTCGGGCCTTGGTGAAAGCCAGCCTGTCGCTGACAACAAGTCGGCCGATGGTCGCGCGCAGAACCGTCGCACCGAAATCAAAATCGTCCGCTAG
- a CDS encoding OmpA family protein codes for MRVFSRSVLPVLLLGSLLTGCATHSDGTAPLNQRTWPICSLLGGLVGGGLGAIESAGWAGGGAALGIVTGGLICYAQDGDEDSDGVFDRRDRCPDTPENTEVDHRGCPRPQYPVAVKPVEPAPQTEVITLSDAGNVLFDFDKSDLTPAAKAQLDTLMDKLRNADVVSIKVIGHTDSKGSDAYNQALSERRASSVAAYLLSQGLAPNKLTSEGRGESEPVADNASDEGRAENRRVELHINR; via the coding sequence ATGCGTGTTTTCTCAAGGTCCGTCTTGCCGGTGCTGCTGCTTGGCAGCTTGCTCACCGGTTGTGCCACTCACAGCGATGGCACCGCCCCCCTCAATCAACGTACGTGGCCGATCTGCAGCCTGCTTGGCGGCCTGGTCGGCGGCGGTCTTGGTGCCATTGAAAGCGCCGGCTGGGCCGGTGGCGGCGCGGCATTGGGCATCGTCACCGGGGGCCTGATCTGTTATGCCCAGGATGGCGACGAAGACAGCGACGGCGTGTTCGACCGCCGCGACCGTTGCCCGGACACGCCGGAAAATACCGAAGTCGATCACCGCGGTTGTCCACGGCCGCAATATCCGGTCGCAGTAAAACCGGTCGAACCGGCGCCGCAAACCGAAGTGATCACCCTGAGCGATGCCGGCAACGTGTTGTTCGATTTCGACAAATCCGATCTGACCCCGGCAGCAAAAGCCCAGCTCGACACTTTGATGGACAAGCTGCGCAATGCCGATGTGGTCAGCATCAAAGTCATCGGGCATACCGACAGCAAAGGCTCCGACGCCTATAACCAGGCATTGTCGGAACGCCGTGCCAGCAGTGTAGCTGCGTACCTGCTGAGCCAGGGCCTGGCGCCGAACAAGCTCACCAGCGAAGGGCGAGGCGAGAGTGAACCGGTGGCCGATAACGCCAGCGATGAAGGTCGCGCAGAAAACCGCCGCGTCGAGCTGCACATCAATCGTTAG
- a CDS encoding DUF1145 domain-containing protein — translation MKVFWGLGRLLTLLFCCVVLANQLVPFVHPLHLLVNLAGALLLLIHVLEVLLCNGSLKGRPHPWRDRGRILLFGVFHLQTIPAPAAPEASSHA, via the coding sequence ATGAAGGTGTTCTGGGGGCTGGGGCGTTTGCTGACCCTGCTGTTCTGCTGCGTGGTACTGGCCAATCAACTGGTGCCGTTCGTCCATCCGCTGCATCTGCTGGTCAATCTGGCTGGCGCTCTGTTGTTGCTGATTCACGTACTCGAAGTGCTGCTGTGCAATGGCAGTCTCAAGGGGCGTCCGCATCCTTGGCGTGATCGTGGGCGCATTCTGTTGTTCGGCGTTTTCCATCTGCAAACCATCCCGGCCCCGGCCGCTCCGGAGGCTTCTTCCCATGCGTAA
- a CDS encoding collagen pro alpha-chain precursor produces MRKLCLLAAFISPLACAQVVNVQSNSLMRLPNTTSTLQLEKLEVADYGTLLIPSNVTELNIDELRLGHEARIAIVPAEQALELKVKRAELSDGSQITARGAPGTYEKAARAGRNLNLQFQALSAPQLTVDARGGTGAPGFVGLDGGNGEDPGCTYGSAGHGADGSDGSDGQPGAPGALVRLAVPRDFPGELIKVNVAGGAGGPAGVGGKAGKGGKSKGCLVYRADGGKNGKAGADGQPGPTGAAGAVTVQRL; encoded by the coding sequence ATGCGTAAACTCTGCCTGCTCGCTGCATTCATCAGTCCACTGGCCTGCGCCCAGGTCGTCAACGTGCAAAGCAATTCGCTGATGCGCTTGCCCAACACCACCAGCACCCTGCAACTGGAGAAGCTGGAAGTTGCCGATTACGGCACTTTGCTGATCCCCTCCAACGTGACCGAATTGAACATCGATGAACTGCGCCTTGGCCATGAAGCGCGCATCGCCATCGTTCCGGCGGAACAGGCGCTGGAGCTGAAGGTCAAGCGCGCCGAGTTGAGCGACGGCAGCCAGATCACCGCGCGCGGCGCCCCCGGTACTTATGAAAAGGCTGCCCGGGCCGGGCGCAATCTGAACCTGCAATTTCAGGCCCTGAGCGCGCCGCAATTGACCGTCGATGCCCGTGGCGGCACCGGCGCACCGGGTTTCGTCGGCCTCGACGGCGGCAACGGTGAAGATCCGGGCTGCACCTATGGTTCGGCTGGCCACGGCGCCGATGGCAGTGACGGCAGCGATGGCCAGCCGGGCGCGCCGGGTGCGCTGGTGCGCCTTGCCGTGCCACGGGATTTCCCGGGCGAGCTGATCAAGGTCAACGTGGCTGGCGGTGCCGGCGGCCCGGCTGGTGTCGGTGGTAAAGCCGGGAAGGGCGGCAAGTCCAAGGGTTGCCTGGTGTACCGCGCCGATGGCGGCAAGAACGGCAAGGCCGGGGCTGATGGGCAGCCTGGGCCGACAGGGGCGGCGGGTGCCGTAACCGTGCAGCGTCTCTAA
- a CDS encoding CopD family protein yields the protein MTPFSLVYPLHVLAALVWVGGMFFAWMVLRPAAVKALEGPARLTLWVEVFQGFFRWVWVAVILLPISGVGMLHLQQVGFETAPKYVQVMIGLYVVMTALFIRIQGLMLPELRKAVDVKDWPAGAAVLGRIRRVVGLNLLVGLVLVAVAAARPMF from the coding sequence ATGACACCTTTTAGCCTCGTTTATCCCCTGCATGTCCTCGCCGCTCTGGTGTGGGTTGGCGGCATGTTTTTCGCCTGGATGGTCTTGCGCCCTGCGGCTGTGAAGGCTCTCGAGGGCCCCGCTCGCCTGACCCTGTGGGTGGAAGTGTTTCAAGGTTTTTTCCGCTGGGTCTGGGTCGCGGTGATTCTGTTGCCGATCAGCGGCGTAGGCATGTTGCACTTGCAGCAGGTCGGCTTTGAGACCGCACCGAAGTATGTGCAGGTGATGATCGGTTTGTATGTGGTGATGACGGCGCTGTTCATCCGCATTCAAGGGTTGATGCTGCCGGAGCTGCGCAAGGCGGTTGATGTGAAGGACTGGCCGGCGGGTGCGGCGGTGCTGGGGCGGATTCGGCGGGTGGTGGGCCTTAATCTGCTGGTCGGGTTGGTGCTGGTGGCGGTGGCTGCGGCTCGGCCGATGTTCTGA
- the dinG gene encoding ATP-dependent DNA helicase DinG, with translation MISTELKTTIQGAYSRFLEAKSLKPRYGQRLMIAEIAKVLGDIDTDDEGRRSGDPAIVAVEAGTGTGKTVAYSLAAIPTAKLAGKRLVIATATVALQEQIVYKDLPDLMRNSGLNFSFALAKGRGRYMCLSKLDMLLQEGHAQTATAQLFEEEGFKIEVDEASQKLFTSMIEKLAGNKWDGDRDSWPNALEDADWARLTTDHSQCTNRHCPNFGQCAFYKAREGMGKVDVIVTNHDMVLADLALGGGAVLPDPRDTIYVFDEGHHLPDKAIGHFAHYTRLRSTADWLETTAKNLTKLLAQHPLPGDLGKLIEQVPELAREIKTQQQFMFTACEQIADFKPGEDVEGRERPRHRFVGGVIPEDMREMGIELKKGYSRLNDLFQRLTDLLKEGMDGEVNIGIASNQAEEWYPLFGSLLSRASGNWELWTAFTAEDPEDSPPMARWLTLAESGSLFDIEVNASPILAAETLRRSLWNVAYGCLVTSATLTALGTFDRFRMRAGLPKKAVTAVVPSPFHHADAGVLRVPDLKADPRDAAAHTAAIIRELPDLVEGSRGTLVLFSSRKQMQDVFDGLDRDWRKQVFIQGNLSKQETLNKHKARVDGGDSSVLFGLASFAEGVDLPGAYCEHVVIAKIPFSVPDDPVEAALSEWIEARGGNPFMEISVPDASLKLVQACGRLLRTEEDRGTITLLDRRLVTQRYGKAILNALPPFRREIS, from the coding sequence ATGATCAGCACTGAACTCAAAACCACGATCCAGGGCGCCTATTCGCGTTTTCTAGAGGCCAAGAGCCTCAAGCCGCGTTATGGCCAGCGCCTGATGATCGCCGAAATCGCCAAGGTACTCGGCGATATCGACACCGACGATGAAGGCCGGCGCAGTGGCGACCCCGCGATTGTCGCGGTGGAAGCCGGCACCGGTACCGGCAAGACGGTGGCCTACAGCCTGGCGGCGATCCCCACGGCGAAACTGGCTGGCAAGCGTCTGGTGATTGCCACCGCGACCGTCGCCCTGCAAGAGCAGATCGTCTACAAGGATTTGCCCGACCTGATGCGCAACAGCGGGCTGAATTTCAGTTTCGCCCTGGCCAAGGGCCGTGGCCGCTACATGTGCCTGTCCAAACTCGACATGCTGCTGCAGGAAGGCCACGCGCAGACCGCCACCGCGCAGCTGTTCGAGGAAGAAGGCTTCAAGATCGAAGTCGACGAGGCCAGCCAGAAGCTGTTCACCAGCATGATTGAAAAGCTCGCCGGCAATAAGTGGGACGGCGACCGTGACAGCTGGCCGAACGCGCTGGAAGACGCCGACTGGGCGCGCCTGACCACCGATCACAGCCAGTGCACCAACCGGCATTGCCCGAACTTCGGCCAGTGCGCGTTCTACAAGGCCCGCGAAGGCATGGGCAAGGTCGACGTGATCGTCACCAACCACGACATGGTCCTGGCTGACCTGGCTCTGGGCGGCGGCGCCGTGCTGCCGGATCCGCGCGACACCATTTACGTGTTCGACGAAGGCCACCACCTGCCGGACAAGGCCATCGGCCACTTCGCCCATTACACGCGCCTGCGCTCCACCGCCGACTGGCTGGAAACCACCGCCAAGAACCTCACCAAACTGCTTGCCCAGCACCCGTTGCCGGGCGATCTCGGCAAGCTCATCGAGCAGGTGCCGGAGCTGGCGCGGGAGATCAAGACCCAGCAGCAGTTCATGTTCACCGCGTGCGAGCAGATCGCCGATTTCAAACCCGGCGAAGACGTCGAAGGCCGAGAGCGCCCGCGTCACCGCTTCGTCGGCGGGGTGATTCCCGAGGACATGCGCGAGATGGGCATCGAGCTGAAAAAAGGCTATTCGCGCCTCAACGACCTGTTCCAGCGTCTGACCGATCTGCTCAAGGAAGGCATGGATGGCGAGGTCAATATCGGCATTGCCAGCAATCAGGCCGAAGAGTGGTATCCGCTGTTCGGCAGCCTGTTGTCCCGTGCTTCCGGCAATTGGGAGCTGTGGACCGCGTTCACCGCCGAAGACCCGGAAGACAGCCCGCCCATGGCGCGCTGGCTGACCCTGGCCGAAAGCGGCTCGCTGTTCGACATCGAGGTCAACGCCAGTCCGATTCTGGCGGCGGAAACCTTGCGGCGCAGTTTGTGGAACGTCGCTTACGGCTGTCTGGTGACCTCGGCGACGCTGACGGCGCTGGGCACTTTCGATCGTTTCCGCATGCGCGCCGGCCTGCCGAAAAAAGCCGTTACGGCGGTGGTGCCGAGCCCGTTCCATCATGCCGATGCCGGCGTGTTGCGCGTGCCGGATCTCAAGGCCGATCCCCGCGACGCCGCCGCCCATACCGCGGCGATCATTCGCGAACTGCCGGATCTGGTCGAAGGTTCGCGCGGCACCCTCGTGCTGTTCTCCTCGCGCAAGCAGATGCAGGACGTCTTTGACGGCCTCGACCGCGACTGGCGCAAACAAGTGTTCATTCAGGGCAACCTGTCGAAACAGGAAACCCTCAACAAGCACAAGGCGCGGGTCGATGGCGGTGATTCCAGCGTGCTGTTCGGGCTGGCCAGTTTCGCCGAGGGTGTCGATTTGCCGGGGGCTTATTGCGAGCACGTGGTGATCGCCAAGATTCCGTTCTCGGTGCCCGATGATCCGGTCGAGGCTGCGTTGTCGGAGTGGATCGAAGCGCGCGGCGGCAATCCGTTCATGGAAATCTCCGTGCCCGATGCCTCGCTGAAACTGGTTCAGGCCTGTGGCCGTCTGCTGCGTACCGAAGAAGATCGCGGCACCATCACCTTGCTCGACCGGCGTCTGGTCACCCAGCGCTACGGCAAGGCGATCCTCAATGCGTTGCCGCCTTTCCGTCGTGAAATATCCTGA